The Diabrotica virgifera virgifera chromosome 10, PGI_DIABVI_V3a genome has a window encoding:
- the LOC126893479 gene encoding DNA-directed RNA polymerase II subunit RPB1-like codes for MAFNITEQFIPNLDHPAAHRQARFGYIPLFGLLLANVLSNNVLAKYAPLGALRLSYDPVPWIQKQPLQIHDSNNYWNSVSNPYGPPAPVSSSETTDGTIQHVHHHHHLPTANQQQIVNINERPTEIIIGEGDEVEGTEQTENPSSPVILTDEIAPLPILRNSLEKPHHDEPVVAESKTLPVGLLAFLANSTTPVSRKVKRGTSRYSKPRKNNKYTSQKRRKSTTTTPDYYYDSYEEEEEEPTTTTTRRYQSRRKIPQQKRPIVDSYEESESSISNSYSDLSRESQDYDYESYEYTTRPPYKKKRRTTTTLKTTTNRPKRYRNKYKPRKPQKVIYHDEYDEVEYDIDRTEPSTSSTTDSLKVRHQELLLRQQESLQRQQQQLQRQQELLQRQQQQNDETTTTNPAQTTTTATTTAATTTASSTTPSTTTIITMLIEGNTTGTGNNTKNNTGYGYGPSNGYESISITYSPSGVGAGPSSVGSSVYSPPSPIYSNPSQTYGAPSPSYGPPQPTYAPPKPSYGPPSNTYGAPSTGSGFSPSVSGYYQVPFGDWYSNEVGRNSIVKKVHDIVGFDNVFKK; via the exons ATGGCATTTAATATTACAGAACAAT TCATACCAAACCTTGACCATCCAGCAGCTCACCGTCAAGCAAGATTTGGTTACATTCCCCTGTTTGGACTATTACTTGCAAATGTACTTTCCAATAACGTGTTAGCTAAGTACGCGCCTCTTGGAGCTCTACGTCTTAGCTACGATCCAGTACCATGGATTCAAAAACAGCCTCTCCAAATACATGACAGCAATAACTACTGGAATTCGGTGAGCAATCCTTACGGGCCTCCTGCTCCTGTTAGTTCCTCTGAAACAACCGATGGTACCATTCAGCACGTTCACCACCATCACCACCTACCGACAGCAAATCAACAACAAATTGTGAATATCAATGAGAGACCGACAGAAATAATTATAGGGGAGGGTGACGAGGTCGAAGGTACTGAACAGACTGAAAATCCCTCCTCCCCTGTTATATTAACAGATGAAATTGCTCCTTTACCGATATTACGCAATAGTTTAGAGAAACCTCACCACGATGAACCTGTAGTTGCTGAATCGAAAACATTACCGGTAGGATTATTAGCTTTTTTGGCAAACTCTACGACACCAGTATCAAGAAAAGTAAAACGTGGTACAAGTAGGTATTCGAAACCTcgaaaaaataacaaatatacttCCCAGAAAAGGCGAAAATCAACAACTACAACTCCAGATTACTACTATGACAGctacgaagaagaagaagaagaacccacTACAACAACAACTAGAAGATACCAGTCAAGACGAAAAATACCTCAACAGAAGAGGCCAATAGTTGACTCTTACGAAGAAAGCGAAAGTAGCATCAGTAATAGCTACAGTGATTTAAGTAGAGAAAGTCAAGATTACGACTATGAATCATATGAGTATACAACTAGACCACCTTATAAAAAGAAAAGACGTACCACCACCACACTCAAAACAACCACTAATAGACCAAAACGGTACCGAAACAAGTATAAGCCACGAAAACCACAAAAGGTTATTTATCATGATGAATATGATGAGGTTGAGTATGACATTGATAGAACAGAACCTTCCACGTCAAGTACGACTGACTCTTTAAAAGTTAGGCATCAGGAACTACTCTTAAGGCAGCAGGAATCTTTACAAAGACAGCAACAGCAACTGCAGAGGCAGCAAGAGTTACTACAAAGACAACAGCAACAAAACGACGAAACAACAACTACCAATCCAGCTCAAACTACTACTACAGCAACTACTACAGCGGCGACTACAACAGCATCTAGTACAACTCCTAGCACAACAACTATTATCACTATGCTAATTGAAGGGAATACTACAGGAACGGggaataatactaaaaataatacTGGATATG GTTATGGCCCATCCAACGGTTACGAGAGCATCAGCATAACTTACAGCCCCTCAGGAGTCGGTGCTGGACCAAGCTCAGTGGGATCATCGGTATATTCACCTCCCTCTCCAATATATTCTAATCCAAGTCAAACCTACGGTGCTCCAAGTCCTTCGTATGGACCGCCTCAGCCGACTTACGCTCCACCTAAACCTTCGTATGGTCCTCCGAGCAACACATATGGAGCTCCAAGTACTGGTTCAGGGTTCAGTCCATCGGTCAGTGGGTACTATCAAGTACCATTCGGAGATTGGTATAGTAATGAAGTTGGCAGGAATTCTATCGTTAAAAAAGTTCATGATATCGTTGGTTTtgacaatgtttttaaaaaatag